Proteins from a genomic interval of Paenibacillus sp. RC334:
- a CDS encoding cation-translocating P-type ATPase → MEIYGLQGSKAGAELLSKSLSACSGISRAEPCTVTGRVLLLYDVKLVSEQHIFHILRETEDRICTANLTARPDIQNEATGSKKAEREAAATQIELDIPCDLPMIPTTPKTNTGEPRGKIPIALAISMSGLAVLGIKQVFFGRSALARSPAPFFLSALVPVVTGYPFLKRGIQTYSEKKKINSDLILGTSALALALMRENLVVLAGLSILQYVNWKRNCTALNGQQEVSLSPEIQTYSDKAGRLGFIAAGMTWAVTRNPLRAIAVLLAANPRVMTVPAEHAWKQAELVSGERKYVIPEKGSLSQLARTKTILFEDASLLFNRTEIEEIQCMVEKEQDADKAICLAASLMEKTEHPWKEEVFSKAKRTCRTIRTAFHVKEEPQGIKGKVNDRQVIIGSYKYMEEHGIDCSFYELKSKRLARKEYDVLLVGSQGDAKGECLGLIARHRLSPVNEYGSAAFSLSEKGWRLGLLHNSLHISTDELSQYRMDTSWSSFEQGEVIERIAELKQHGEEVLFVTGLEQNPLNEFYKKAGIQTISIHELQHIQESAMYAEKTEQIVNEHASIAKKWNIIGSVFATLGMISAPVINLIGDALSLVFISRTKNRSEALPSPPEMAYKNEAAVASEAFAWYQLPNEQIIAKLQTNLQSGLTSDQVLSIRNQYGSNRLESKKPTPWLISYLGQFKEFTTLILLGTSALAFLTGGVFDGLAMGAILLANAAIGTIQERKAEKVVDKLNQFQPPVCKAIRQGQHVELNAVELVPGDIVSLEAGDRVPADIRLINSWNMRANESTLTGESLPVEKNESSLPEDCALSERTNMLFMGTDVCGGKGIGIVVQTGMSTEMGHLMSLLKQQEKEVTPLQEKVTSISKKFVKGALIVGGIVFAIGMLRGIPFPQMISTSITLAASAIPEGLPVTITIALSAGIFRMAKKNALIRKLSSLETLGRTTVICTDKTGTLTKNEMTVKALSTADRAWTVTGDGYEPTGALEELAPEAAAAAAGLKNVGSYENPSAHPDLTRLLQICLLCNNSKLEQQEGQWMTKGDPTEGALLTLAAKNGLWLNDMTHWHRGHEIPFDSKTAKMSVVCKDVQAERECYLFSKGAVETILRHCNRYQKNGEILPLSEEQKQHIIQQNEKFSAAALRVLAFAYRPLDESIDNESIDDERELIYVGMTGMMDPPKPEVEQNIQEAFALGLKPVMITGDHPITAIAIAKQLGIYSDARSVVTGHELDRLSDEELSQIVDQVSIFARVTPEHKLRIVTALQKGGQIVAMTGDGVNDTPAIKQANVGIAMGRTGTEVTKETADMVLTEDHFGTILEGVKEGRTIIGNIRKALGCLLTGNLAEIIVTSVAVMVGLPIPLVPIQILLMNLLTDALPAMVLAVNPGQKTKQQKRTDFIDKDLYQKVITRGVLLGLGSLGLFAASLAVGTPMPIAQSVAFATLVAGQLIQTFSWRQEGSEETVRDWTKDRFLIGALCVSWLALLGALYIPPLAGFFHTASLPLKYWIPILGVAGSVSLLSKPILALISKKQAISALPANQTYAAA, encoded by the coding sequence ATGGAAATTTACGGTTTGCAGGGAAGCAAAGCTGGCGCAGAGCTTTTATCCAAAAGTCTGTCCGCTTGTAGTGGAATTTCCAGAGCGGAACCCTGTACTGTGACGGGCAGAGTGCTGCTTCTTTACGATGTAAAGCTTGTTTCTGAGCAGCACATTTTCCATATACTCCGTGAAACAGAAGATCGGATTTGTACGGCCAATCTAACAGCCCGCCCGGATATCCAAAACGAGGCTACCGGGTCGAAGAAAGCGGAGCGGGAAGCTGCCGCTACCCAGATTGAATTGGATATTCCTTGTGATCTGCCGATGATCCCTACGACACCTAAGACCAATACGGGCGAGCCAAGAGGAAAAATCCCCATTGCATTGGCTATTTCCATGAGCGGTTTAGCCGTGCTGGGAATCAAGCAGGTCTTTTTCGGACGTTCAGCCCTGGCAAGAAGCCCGGCGCCGTTCTTTTTATCGGCGCTCGTACCTGTCGTAACCGGCTACCCTTTTCTCAAAAGAGGAATTCAGACCTATTCGGAAAAGAAAAAAATAAACTCGGATCTCATTTTAGGTACAAGCGCTCTCGCTCTCGCGCTTATGCGCGAAAATCTTGTAGTGCTTGCCGGACTCAGCATTTTGCAATATGTGAACTGGAAGCGAAACTGCACTGCATTAAATGGACAGCAAGAGGTTTCTTTGTCACCGGAAATTCAAACATATAGCGATAAAGCAGGCAGATTAGGTTTTATTGCAGCCGGAATGACGTGGGCCGTTACCCGGAATCCGCTTCGTGCAATCGCTGTGCTTCTGGCAGCAAATCCGCGGGTGATGACCGTACCTGCTGAGCATGCCTGGAAACAGGCCGAGCTTGTTTCAGGAGAAAGAAAATACGTGATTCCGGAAAAAGGATCATTATCCCAACTCGCTCGAACGAAAACGATTTTATTCGAAGATGCATCACTCCTGTTTAACCGTACAGAGATTGAAGAAATTCAATGCATGGTGGAGAAGGAGCAAGATGCGGATAAAGCGATTTGTTTGGCAGCTTCATTAATGGAGAAAACAGAACATCCTTGGAAAGAAGAGGTGTTCAGCAAGGCGAAACGGACTTGCCGGACGATCCGCACAGCTTTTCATGTGAAAGAAGAGCCACAGGGTATAAAAGGAAAAGTCAATGATAGACAGGTTATCATTGGCAGCTACAAATACATGGAGGAACACGGTATTGATTGCAGTTTCTATGAGCTTAAATCAAAGAGGCTTGCCAGAAAAGAATACGACGTTCTTTTGGTCGGAAGCCAGGGGGATGCCAAAGGCGAATGTCTTGGGTTAATTGCCAGACATCGGCTATCACCGGTCAATGAATATGGCTCTGCCGCCTTTTCACTCAGCGAAAAAGGCTGGCGGCTTGGTCTGTTGCATAACAGCCTTCATATCAGTACTGACGAGCTTTCCCAATACCGAATGGATACAAGCTGGTCATCTTTTGAACAAGGCGAAGTGATTGAACGGATTGCTGAGCTCAAGCAGCATGGCGAAGAGGTTTTATTTGTCACCGGTCTGGAGCAAAATCCGCTCAATGAGTTTTATAAAAAAGCAGGAATCCAGACGATTTCCATTCATGAGCTGCAACATATACAGGAAAGTGCTATGTACGCCGAGAAAACAGAGCAAATCGTAAACGAGCATGCTTCAATTGCTAAAAAATGGAATATTATAGGGTCCGTTTTTGCTACATTAGGCATGATCAGTGCTCCAGTGATCAATTTGATCGGAGATGCTTTATCGCTTGTGTTTATATCCAGAACGAAAAACAGGAGTGAAGCCTTGCCATCTCCACCGGAAATGGCGTATAAGAACGAGGCTGCGGTCGCCTCCGAAGCTTTTGCCTGGTATCAACTACCTAACGAACAAATCATCGCGAAGTTACAAACCAACCTGCAAAGCGGGTTGACCTCTGATCAGGTTCTTTCTATAAGAAACCAATATGGTTCAAATCGGCTTGAGAGTAAAAAACCTACTCCTTGGCTCATTTCATATTTAGGCCAATTCAAGGAATTCACAACGCTGATCCTCCTTGGTACAAGTGCATTGGCCTTTCTTACGGGGGGAGTATTCGATGGACTCGCAATGGGGGCAATCCTGCTCGCGAATGCTGCTATTGGAACGATTCAGGAACGCAAAGCGGAAAAAGTTGTGGACAAGCTGAATCAATTTCAACCCCCAGTATGTAAGGCCATCAGACAAGGCCAGCACGTAGAGCTAAATGCTGTGGAATTGGTGCCCGGCGATATCGTTTCCCTGGAAGCAGGGGACCGCGTTCCAGCGGATATCCGGTTAATTAACTCATGGAACATGCGAGCCAACGAGTCGACCCTCACCGGGGAATCTCTTCCCGTCGAAAAGAATGAGTCCTCTTTGCCAGAGGATTGTGCTTTATCTGAGAGAACCAACATGCTCTTCATGGGAACCGACGTGTGCGGAGGCAAGGGAATTGGTATTGTTGTACAAACCGGGATGAGTACCGAGATGGGGCATTTAATGTCGCTTTTGAAGCAGCAGGAAAAAGAAGTAACCCCTTTACAGGAAAAAGTAACGTCAATTAGCAAAAAATTTGTGAAAGGCGCTCTTATCGTTGGAGGGATCGTATTCGCAATTGGTATGCTCCGTGGCATCCCTTTTCCACAAATGATTTCGACTTCGATCACACTGGCGGCTTCTGCCATCCCTGAAGGGCTTCCGGTTACCATCACTATTGCCCTCAGCGCAGGCATCTTCCGTATGGCGAAGAAAAACGCGCTGATCCGAAAGCTCTCCTCACTGGAAACATTAGGAAGGACTACGGTTATTTGCACAGACAAGACAGGCACGTTAACTAAAAATGAAATGACGGTAAAAGCGCTCTCTACCGCGGATCGCGCGTGGACTGTAACAGGCGATGGTTACGAACCGACGGGAGCATTGGAGGAGCTTGCTCCAGAGGCTGCCGCTGCAGCGGCAGGGCTCAAAAATGTAGGAAGTTACGAAAACCCTTCAGCCCATCCTGATTTGACTCGCTTGCTGCAAATCTGCTTGCTATGCAACAACAGCAAGCTTGAGCAGCAGGAAGGACAGTGGATGACCAAAGGGGATCCGACTGAGGGCGCGCTTTTGACCCTTGCAGCCAAAAACGGACTGTGGCTTAACGATATGACCCATTGGCATCGCGGGCATGAAATTCCATTTGATTCTAAAACCGCGAAAATGAGCGTGGTTTGCAAGGATGTTCAGGCGGAACGGGAATGCTATCTCTTTTCCAAAGGGGCTGTTGAGACGATTCTCCGCCATTGCAATCGATACCAAAAGAACGGAGAAATATTGCCTCTATCCGAAGAACAGAAGCAGCACATTATACAGCAAAATGAAAAGTTTTCAGCGGCAGCGTTGCGTGTGCTTGCTTTCGCGTATCGACCTTTGGATGAGAGTATCGATAATGAGTCCATTGATGACGAGCGTGAATTAATTTATGTCGGCATGACCGGCATGATGGATCCTCCCAAACCTGAAGTAGAACAAAATATTCAGGAAGCTTTTGCACTTGGGCTAAAACCTGTGATGATCACAGGCGATCACCCGATTACCGCCATTGCCATCGCGAAGCAACTCGGAATTTACAGTGATGCGCGGAGTGTTGTAACTGGGCATGAGCTTGACCGTTTATCAGACGAAGAGTTGAGCCAAATTGTGGACCAGGTATCCATTTTTGCCCGGGTCACGCCTGAGCATAAGCTTCGTATTGTAACAGCGCTGCAAAAAGGAGGACAAATCGTTGCCATGACTGGCGATGGCGTCAACGATACGCCTGCTATCAAACAAGCCAACGTTGGTATCGCAATGGGAAGAACAGGAACGGAAGTGACGAAGGAAACTGCGGATATGGTGCTAACAGAAGATCATTTCGGCACGATTCTAGAGGGGGTCAAAGAAGGCCGAACCATTATCGGCAATATTCGTAAGGCACTCGGCTGTTTATTAACCGGAAATCTGGCTGAGATCATCGTCACCAGCGTTGCCGTGATGGTTGGATTGCCGATCCCTCTGGTTCCTATTCAAATTCTGCTGATGAATTTGTTGACCGATGCTTTGCCAGCAATGGTTCTAGCTGTAAATCCAGGGCAGAAAACGAAGCAGCAGAAACGAACCGATTTCATCGATAAAGACCTGTACCAGAAAGTGATTACAAGAGGGGTTTTGCTGGGATTGGGATCGCTCGGCTTATTTGCTGCAAGCCTTGCAGTCGGTACGCCAATGCCTATCGCTCAGAGCGTTGCTTTTGCAACATTGGTCGCAGGGCAGTTGATCCAAACCTTTTCGTGGCGACAGGAAGGCTCTGAAGAAACAGTGCGCGATTGGACGAAAGATCGCTTTTTGATCGGGGCTCTCTGCGTTTCTTGGCTGGCTTTGCTAGGAGCACTGTATATCCCGCCATTGGCCGGATTTTTCCATACCGCCAGTCTGCCGCTGAAATATTGGATTCCCATCCTTGGCGTAGCCGGATCGGTATCTCTTTTGTCCAAACCGATTTTGGCTCTAATTTCAAAAAAGCAAGCAATCAGCGCTTTGCCTGCAAACCAAACCTATGCTGCGGCTTAA
- the ytfJ gene encoding GerW family sporulation protein, producing MSEHPLQSFVKTAKDHLEDMMNVNTTLGEPVTVSDGTIIIPVCKVSYGFAAGGSDWERRNQQAARVTPSFGGGMGGGVSVTPLAILIIGKMGVQTIYLDNSPTVYDKILDMAPHLLDKLNNLIKQYQTGDDNSQ from the coding sequence ATGTCAGAGCATCCATTACAATCTTTTGTAAAAACGGCGAAAGATCACTTAGAGGACATGATGAACGTCAATACGACCCTTGGAGAACCGGTTACGGTGTCTGACGGCACCATTATCATACCGGTTTGTAAAGTGAGCTATGGCTTTGCGGCAGGTGGAAGCGATTGGGAAAGGCGCAATCAGCAAGCCGCAAGGGTGACGCCGTCATTCGGCGGAGGTATGGGCGGAGGTGTGTCCGTAACACCTCTCGCAATTTTAATAATCGGCAAAATGGGCGTTCAAACAATCTACCTGGATAACTCTCCTACTGTATACGACAAGATTTTGGATATGGCGCCACATCTTTTGGATAAATTGAACAATCTTATTAAGCAATACCAAACAGGAGATGATAACAGTCAGTGA
- a CDS encoding rhodanese-related sulfurtransferase produces MCEHAYRILLFYKYVNIEDPATFTAEHLAYCKELGVKGRILIAQEGINGTLSGTVEQTEQYIRDLRANPKFHDMVIKIDESDGHAFKKIFVRHRQELVTLRHEDELDPNEISGKRLSPKEFYEQLQGEDVVVLDGRNDYEYDIGHFRGSIRPEVESFREFPQWIRDNMSQFKDKKILTYCTGGIRCEKLSGLLIKEGFDDVGQLDGGIVTYSKDPEVQGRLFDGKCYVFDERISIPINHTDEDVIVGTCFHCESPNDHYINCPVCNLQHIVCPDCEEQHQHYCSDECRTKAETVASA; encoded by the coding sequence GTGTGCGAGCATGCTTACAGAATTTTGTTGTTTTACAAATATGTCAATATTGAAGATCCTGCCACCTTTACAGCAGAGCATCTGGCTTACTGCAAGGAGCTGGGCGTCAAGGGAAGAATTTTGATTGCTCAGGAAGGAATTAACGGAACACTGTCTGGTACGGTAGAGCAAACCGAGCAATACATCCGTGATTTGCGCGCCAATCCGAAATTCCACGATATGGTTATTAAAATAGATGAGTCTGACGGTCATGCGTTCAAGAAAATATTTGTACGCCATCGTCAGGAGTTGGTTACGCTACGTCATGAGGATGAGCTGGACCCTAACGAAATCAGTGGCAAGCGTTTGTCACCGAAGGAGTTTTATGAGCAGCTTCAAGGTGAAGATGTGGTTGTGCTGGACGGACGTAACGACTATGAATATGACATCGGTCATTTCCGTGGCTCCATTCGTCCGGAAGTCGAATCTTTCCGTGAGTTTCCACAGTGGATTCGCGACAATATGAGTCAGTTCAAGGACAAGAAAATACTGACGTATTGTACTGGCGGAATCCGGTGCGAAAAGCTGTCCGGTCTTCTGATCAAAGAAGGCTTTGATGATGTGGGCCAGCTGGATGGCGGCATTGTAACCTACAGCAAGGACCCGGAGGTCCAAGGTCGTTTGTTTGACGGTAAATGTTATGTGTTTGATGAACGCATCTCGATCCCGATCAACCATACCGACGAGGACGTTATTGTCGGCACGTGCTTCCATTGTGAATCACCAAACGATCACTATATCAACTGTCCGGTGTGCAATCTCCAGCATATCGTATGTCCGGACTGTGAAGAGCAGCATCAACATTATTGCTCTGATGAGTGCCGGACCAAAGCGGAAACCGTTGCTTCTGCATAA
- a CDS encoding ABC transporter ATP-binding protein, which yields MNSVIELNNVSWKRDNRTILDQINWQVAEGEHWAVLGLNGSGKTTMLNIINGYIWPTTGSVGVLGHTFGDVDLRELRKSIGWVSSSLQERINGSQRTQDVVISGKFASIGLYDQTTDTDYEQAVQLMTQLGCAHLVDRLYQGCSQGEKQKVLIARALMASPKLLILDEACNGLDFFSREALLTSIRQLSESPGAPNLLYVTHHIEEILPMYTHTILIHRGTVFAKGKTTDILSSETLSDFFETPVQVEWRQDRAWLSMV from the coding sequence ATGAATTCTGTCATTGAACTTAACAATGTAAGCTGGAAAAGGGACAATCGCACCATACTGGATCAAATTAACTGGCAAGTAGCCGAAGGAGAGCATTGGGCTGTACTCGGATTGAATGGATCAGGCAAAACAACGATGCTTAACATAATTAATGGTTACATATGGCCAACTACAGGCAGTGTCGGTGTGCTGGGTCATACCTTCGGGGATGTGGATCTGAGGGAACTGCGCAAATCCATCGGTTGGGTCAGTTCCTCTTTACAGGAAAGAATCAATGGCAGTCAGCGCACGCAGGATGTTGTCATTAGCGGCAAATTTGCCTCCATTGGACTTTATGATCAAACAACGGATACAGATTATGAGCAGGCCGTACAACTCATGACCCAACTGGGCTGTGCTCACCTCGTGGACCGATTGTATCAGGGGTGCTCACAGGGGGAAAAGCAAAAAGTGCTTATTGCCCGTGCGCTGATGGCCTCGCCCAAGCTGCTGATTTTGGACGAGGCGTGTAACGGACTGGACTTCTTTTCCAGGGAAGCTTTACTAACTAGTATCCGTCAGTTGTCCGAGTCGCCGGGTGCGCCGAATTTGCTGTATGTTACACATCATATAGAAGAAATTCTACCCATGTACACGCATACCATTCTGATTCACCGGGGTACCGTTTTTGCCAAAGGCAAAACGACTGATATTCTGAGCAGTGAAACGCTTAGCGATTTTTTTGAAACACCGGTGCAGGTGGAGTGGAGACAGGATCGTGCATGGCTCTCTATGGTGTAG
- a CDS encoding DUF5132 domain-containing protein: MLQNNMDKIVIGTALAFAASALLPIAKTTFRPLAEAGMQGGANLINRSKSFIELARQEVEDIVAEAQFERMKKQLDQEISLLDNTQK, translated from the coding sequence ATGCTGCAAAATAACATGGATAAAATTGTAATTGGCACTGCGCTCGCTTTTGCCGCTTCTGCTTTGCTTCCTATTGCTAAAACTACTTTCCGCCCTCTTGCCGAAGCTGGTATGCAAGGTGGAGCCAACTTGATCAATCGGAGCAAATCTTTCATTGAATTAGCCCGGCAAGAAGTGGAAGATATCGTTGCCGAAGCCCAATTTGAAAGAATGAAAAAGCAGCTTGACCAAGAAATCTCATTGCTTGACAATACCCAAAAGTGA
- the ppk1 gene encoding polyphosphate kinase 1, with translation MEAYAVNYINREISWLQFNRRVLEEAQDESTPLLERTKFISIVSTNLDEFVSVRVAGLMDKIRAGNQEIDFTGFTPQQLQNKVIAMIEQLVADQYATHARIIQLLKAERLVFTAYCELNPAQQKEMETYYLEKVFPVLTPLAIDKSRPFPLIRSKSVYLAVGLKPPSDASGKDCYIALVEIPSNLPRYIKVPSLSDHDDWQFILLEDLIKQHIHTLFTTYTPVTFHTFRLTRNADLDLNEEEAEDILDEVEKVLRARKWGTPIRLEIEKGFDPFALELLEKELEIESQFLITNDGPIDLSYFMSFANSIEGYEHLKHSRFDPLYPREFTKTDDFFSVLRKRDVLLFHPYESFDVVNDFVEHSAADPSVMAIKMTLYRVNGNSRIIRSLNRAAEAGKQVTVVVELKARFDEARNIEWAKELEKAGCHVVYGLPGLKIHAKMILVVRKEADSLRRYIHVATGNYNEVSAQIFTDIGLFSSYPEIGEDVSSLFNKITGFSAPSQWHYLSVAPAHLKQRLLGCIQREVENALSGKPARIIAKMNSLSNKQLVDELYSASQAGVRIDLIVRGICCLRPGIPGLSDNITVRSIVGRFLEHSRIFYFENAGTPQLWLSSADWMTRNMDKRIELMCPLLNEEHQSVVIQYLLLLLNDNIKARQLLPDGQYVMAHNEQPPCRSQSEAKNLVVRKNNSFPIQNDCITPLAASAYPNESDLIH, from the coding sequence ATGGAGGCATACGCTGTGAACTATATTAATCGTGAAATAAGCTGGCTTCAATTTAACAGACGTGTTCTTGAGGAAGCGCAAGACGAAAGCACTCCTCTGCTGGAGCGAACAAAGTTCATATCGATTGTTTCCACCAATCTGGATGAGTTTGTCAGTGTCAGGGTCGCAGGACTCATGGATAAAATTAGAGCGGGCAATCAAGAGATCGATTTCACTGGCTTTACCCCGCAACAGTTACAAAATAAAGTAATCGCCATGATTGAGCAATTAGTAGCAGATCAGTATGCAACCCATGCACGGATTATTCAACTGCTAAAGGCAGAGCGCCTTGTTTTTACTGCTTATTGCGAGCTTAATCCTGCTCAGCAGAAAGAAATGGAAACCTATTATCTTGAAAAAGTATTTCCCGTGCTAACTCCTCTAGCTATCGATAAAAGCCGCCCTTTTCCTCTGATTCGTTCGAAAAGTGTATATTTGGCCGTCGGTTTGAAGCCGCCTTCCGATGCATCGGGCAAGGACTGTTATATTGCCTTGGTTGAAATTCCGTCCAATCTGCCTCGCTATATTAAAGTTCCGTCTCTATCAGATCATGATGATTGGCAGTTTATTTTGCTCGAAGATTTGATTAAGCAGCATATTCACACTTTGTTTACTACGTATACGCCTGTTACTTTCCATACATTCCGTTTAACTCGAAATGCAGACCTTGATCTAAACGAGGAAGAGGCTGAAGATATCCTTGATGAAGTGGAGAAAGTATTGCGCGCAAGAAAATGGGGCACTCCGATTCGTTTGGAAATAGAAAAGGGATTTGATCCATTTGCACTGGAATTACTAGAAAAAGAACTGGAAATTGAAAGCCAGTTTTTAATTACGAATGATGGACCTATTGACTTAAGCTACTTCATGTCATTCGCCAATTCGATCGAGGGTTATGAGCATCTCAAGCATTCGAGATTTGATCCTCTTTATCCGCGAGAGTTTACGAAGACAGACGATTTTTTTTCAGTGCTGCGGAAAAGAGATGTTCTCTTATTTCATCCGTATGAATCGTTTGACGTTGTTAACGATTTTGTCGAACATTCTGCTGCCGATCCATCCGTTATGGCTATTAAAATGACCTTGTATCGCGTAAACGGTAATTCACGGATTATCCGATCTTTGAATCGAGCTGCCGAAGCAGGAAAGCAGGTCACTGTAGTCGTCGAATTGAAAGCACGGTTCGATGAAGCCCGAAATATCGAATGGGCAAAAGAATTGGAAAAAGCAGGTTGCCATGTCGTTTACGGCCTGCCCGGGTTAAAAATTCATGCCAAAATGATTTTGGTTGTACGTAAGGAAGCGGATTCTCTTAGACGTTACATTCATGTTGCCACCGGAAATTACAATGAAGTATCGGCGCAAATATTTACAGATATCGGACTGTTCTCTTCCTATCCGGAGATCGGCGAAGATGTCTCCAGCTTATTCAACAAAATTACGGGATTTTCCGCCCCGAGCCAGTGGCATTACCTCAGTGTAGCTCCGGCGCATTTGAAACAACGGTTGTTGGGCTGCATTCAGCGCGAAGTGGAAAATGCCTTGAGCGGCAAACCTGCAAGGATTATAGCCAAAATGAACTCGCTATCGAATAAACAGTTGGTCGACGAACTATATTCCGCTTCCCAGGCAGGCGTTCGAATTGATCTGATCGTTCGTGGCATCTGCTGCTTGCGTCCAGGAATTCCCGGACTGAGCGACAATATTACCGTTCGCAGTATTGTCGGCCGATTTTTGGAGCATTCCCGAATTTTTTATTTTGAGAATGCCGGCACGCCCCAATTGTGGCTATCCAGTGCGGACTGGATGACCAGAAATATGGACAAGCGGATTGAATTAATGTGCCCGCTATTGAATGAAGAACATCAATCTGTCGTCATCCAATATTTATTGCTGTTGCTGAACGATAATATTAAAGCCCGACAGCTGCTTCCCGATGGACAATATGTTATGGCGCACAATGAACAGCCCCCCTGCCGTAGCCAGTCAGAGGCCAAAAATCTGGTAGTAAGGAAAAACAACTCTTTTCCTATTCAAAACGACTGCATAACCCCGTTGGCAGCCTCTGCATACCCAAACGAGTCAGACCTGATTCACTGA
- a CDS encoding AEC family transporter, protein MIQIVLSTLLSVIVPLSIPVIAGFLLGKFMKLETKPLSTLYLYFLSPAMILDTLLKAQLSLHDVAQTAAFSILNLLLLWGIAQIAGKMFKLSAPETAGLTLISTLTNSANYGLPLILLAFGQLGLDKASVYVVIQIILVNTLGVYFAARSEFSVQSAVKSVFSLPAIYAALLALGLRMLDWHLPSGIQAGVSMIAAAYSPVVLAILGTQMAYVKIFKLEPSIKKASYAGLIIRLLLSPLAACLAMLILGISGLLFSVLFILASMPVAVNAVILAEKFNASPKLVSTCILWSTLASFLILPILIMIVA, encoded by the coding sequence ATGATTCAAATCGTACTTTCAACCCTTCTATCCGTTATCGTTCCACTGTCCATTCCGGTGATCGCCGGGTTTTTACTCGGCAAATTCATGAAGCTGGAAACGAAACCGCTCTCGACTTTATACTTATATTTTTTAAGTCCCGCGATGATTCTGGACACGCTGCTCAAGGCACAGCTTTCTTTGCATGATGTGGCGCAAACTGCCGCCTTTTCGATCTTGAATCTGCTGCTGTTATGGGGAATTGCGCAGATTGCAGGGAAAATGTTTAAGCTAAGCGCCCCTGAAACGGCCGGACTCACCTTAATCTCCACGCTGACCAATAGCGCAAATTATGGCCTGCCCCTTATTTTACTTGCCTTTGGGCAGCTTGGATTGGATAAAGCCTCTGTATATGTTGTCATCCAGATAATTCTGGTCAATACCCTTGGAGTTTACTTTGCAGCCCGCTCTGAGTTTTCCGTTCAAAGCGCCGTTAAGTCAGTATTCTCGCTGCCTGCGATCTATGCAGCTTTACTCGCCCTGGGGCTTCGAATGCTAGATTGGCATCTGCCCTCAGGCATACAAGCGGGCGTTTCGATGATTGCTGCCGCCTATTCACCAGTCGTGCTGGCAATCCTTGGAACCCAGATGGCTTATGTAAAAATATTCAAGCTGGAGCCGTCTATTAAAAAAGCCAGCTACGCAGGACTCATCATCCGGCTTCTGCTCTCTCCGCTTGCGGCCTGTCTTGCCATGCTGATACTGGGGATATCAGGCCTTTTGTTCTCCGTGCTCTTTATTCTGGCTTCCATGCCTGTTGCCGTGAATGCTGTCATCTTGGCAGAAAAATTCAATGCATCGCCCAAACTCGTGTCCACCTGTATCCTGTGGAGCACTTTAGCCTCATTCCTGATTTTGCCTATCCTCATTATGATCGTAGCATGA